One region of Bacillus pumilus genomic DNA includes:
- a CDS encoding class D sortase, translated as MKKWLALTVMTAGIVLLGWGIWQIASTHLQTAQSLDEAKKVVADDQGMSKKQFAPEVGKASGILTIPKLKADLPIVEGTDADDLAKGVGHYKGSYYPDQNGQIVLSGHRDTVFRRTGELDIGDQLKITVPYGEFIYEITHTKIVDQHDTSIITLQNEKEELILTTCYPFHFVGNAPERYIIYAKRVSE; from the coding sequence ATGAAAAAGTGGCTTGCACTGACTGTGATGACAGCCGGGATTGTGCTGCTCGGCTGGGGAATTTGGCAAATCGCCTCTACTCATCTTCAAACAGCCCAATCATTAGACGAAGCGAAGAAGGTCGTGGCGGACGATCAAGGGATGTCCAAGAAGCAGTTTGCTCCAGAAGTGGGGAAAGCTTCTGGCATCCTGACGATTCCAAAATTAAAAGCAGACCTTCCCATTGTCGAAGGGACGGATGCGGATGACCTAGCAAAGGGAGTAGGACACTACAAAGGCAGTTATTATCCTGATCAAAATGGACAAATCGTCCTTTCTGGCCATCGTGACACGGTGTTTCGCAGGACAGGCGAACTGGATATTGGAGATCAGCTGAAAATCACTGTGCCGTATGGTGAATTTATATATGAAATCACACATACGAAAATTGTTGATCAGCATGATACATCCATCATTACGTTGCAGAATGAAAAGGAAGAGCTGATATTAACCACATGCTATCCTTTTCATTTCGTCGGCAATGCGCCAGAGCGGTATATTATTTATGCAAAAAGAGTGTCTGAATAA
- a CDS encoding DUF5365 family protein, whose protein sequence is MRLMKAATDLQEQAIEEISKDVEDLLSHAVNGQQRDMRQKDRSLTFIDGVYNGTMDDAFRILSGLQLLHTIIVKPKRHLTKRDRELFERNREQVNACGFSFPFDLDDFASRHLQNA, encoded by the coding sequence GTGAGATTAATGAAAGCTGCTACAGACCTGCAAGAGCAGGCAATTGAAGAAATATCAAAGGATGTTGAAGATCTTCTTTCTCATGCTGTCAATGGACAGCAACGGGATATGCGTCAAAAAGATCGCTCCCTTACCTTTATTGATGGCGTATATAACGGGACGATGGACGATGCTTTTCGTATTTTATCGGGACTTCAGCTATTACATACCATCATTGTAAAACCGAAACGTCATCTCACCAAACGAGATCGTGAACTATTCGAACGAAACCGTGAGCAGGTCAATGCCTGCGGCTTTTCTTTTCCGTTTGATCTAGACGATTTTGCCAGCCGTCACCTTCAAAATGCGTAA
- a CDS encoding 5'-nucleotidase C-terminal domain-containing protein: protein MKRMLSIRMICCLVLVIFSLQSLLPGMSAGSEVNASEKKEMVWKQKKIVQIKKARQLIGETVTVSGIVTADQSALGNGKLSTYIQDKSAGINVYSAQPNHFPELKAGMKVTVTGKITSYKGLIEIVPDQGSLKIDAVNQTLPKAKRVSVKQLETEQAGKHEGRLVKVKGYVEAKPAQPAGGGYNVVIIDKKYHSTTLRVMVDTNAIDKVKTGKWYEFTGVLSRYDTLQVLPRHKDDMNLLKRQPKPPKMKKEYKATVDRVVDGDTIHLKKPVLGTTKVRFVNMDTPETYHQPKSELDKNQLRFGQQATDYLKTLLSSGDQVTLKIGPEAKDNYGRLLAQVKTKKGLNTNLELVKKGYAPTYFIWPVGDEKDYHTFQKAVKEAKEKGLGIWNEADPLLEQPFEFRAREQKKGLTRYVGDSSVKTYVSPDKWKEIDVDKRVFFASKEEAEQAGYQPEKDAGEVPLTILSMNDLHGKIDQEYELDVKDDGNKGMYGRMDYVAAYMKQKQAAHKNTITVHAGDMIGGSSPISSLLQDEPTVELMENIGFDVGTVGNHEFDEGVDELLRILNGGDHPKGTKGYDGQNFPLVCANCEYKDTGKPLLPAYEIIDVEGIPVAFIGVVTKSAAGMVMPEGIKDIQFTDEVKAVNEATKELKQKGVKAIAVLAHMTASQNGDTITGESAKLAKEGDDEIDVIFAGHNHEVVNGEVNGKLIVQAFEYGKAIGEVNVTLDRKTKDIVKKSANIQYVDQAGIEKDKEAADILAHYGKEVEPIISEVVGEAGVKMEGGYSNDGDTPLGNLIADGMRYSMKSDFAMMNGGGIRQNLEKGPITWGALFNIQPFGNVLVKLEIKGKDLVEIIEAQISPQFGPDYSISGFSYSYDPVTYKVVDLKLPDGSAVALDQTYTLTVNNFMATATGSKYAPIGRLGQNPETGPEDLEATVDFVKSFEGASILYQKEGRIQKAKQEEKAAS, encoded by the coding sequence ATGAAACGAATGCTGTCTATTCGAATGATTTGTTGTTTGGTTTTGGTGATCTTTAGTTTGCAATCCTTATTGCCTGGTATGTCCGCAGGGAGCGAGGTCAATGCATCTGAAAAGAAAGAAATGGTGTGGAAACAAAAAAAGATTGTGCAGATCAAAAAAGCCCGTCAGCTCATAGGAGAGACCGTGACAGTGAGCGGAATTGTGACAGCAGATCAATCAGCTTTAGGCAATGGGAAACTGTCCACATACATTCAAGACAAATCAGCTGGAATCAATGTTTATTCAGCTCAGCCCAATCACTTCCCGGAACTAAAAGCAGGGATGAAGGTGACAGTGACTGGTAAAATCACGTCTTATAAAGGACTGATTGAAATTGTGCCAGATCAAGGCAGTCTGAAGATAGATGCTGTGAACCAAACCTTGCCAAAGGCGAAGCGAGTGTCTGTGAAGCAGCTAGAAACGGAACAAGCAGGTAAACATGAAGGAAGACTAGTAAAGGTCAAAGGCTATGTAGAGGCAAAACCAGCGCAGCCGGCTGGCGGTGGATACAATGTGGTGATCATCGATAAAAAATATCACAGCACCACTCTGAGAGTGATGGTCGATACGAATGCGATTGATAAAGTAAAGACAGGAAAATGGTACGAGTTTACAGGGGTGTTAAGCAGATATGATACGTTGCAGGTGCTTCCAAGACATAAGGATGATATGAACCTGCTGAAACGCCAGCCAAAGCCGCCAAAGATGAAGAAAGAATACAAAGCAACGGTTGACCGTGTGGTGGATGGAGATACGATACATCTAAAGAAGCCCGTTTTAGGTACAACAAAGGTGCGTTTTGTGAATATGGACACGCCGGAAACGTATCATCAGCCAAAAAGCGAATTAGACAAAAACCAATTGCGTTTTGGACAGCAAGCGACTGACTATTTAAAAACACTACTTTCGAGCGGTGACCAAGTCACATTAAAGATTGGTCCTGAAGCGAAAGATAACTATGGACGTCTTTTAGCTCAAGTAAAAACCAAAAAAGGGTTAAATACAAATCTAGAGCTTGTGAAAAAAGGATATGCCCCTACTTATTTCATCTGGCCAGTTGGAGATGAAAAGGACTATCATACGTTTCAAAAAGCAGTAAAAGAAGCAAAGGAAAAAGGACTGGGCATATGGAACGAAGCAGACCCTCTGCTGGAACAGCCATTTGAATTTAGAGCACGTGAACAGAAAAAAGGACTGACACGCTATGTTGGTGATTCATCTGTCAAAACCTACGTGTCCCCTGACAAATGGAAAGAAATCGATGTGGATAAACGGGTCTTTTTTGCTTCCAAAGAAGAAGCAGAACAGGCTGGTTATCAGCCGGAAAAGGATGCGGGCGAAGTACCATTAACGATTTTAAGTATGAATGATTTACACGGTAAAATTGATCAAGAATACGAACTGGATGTAAAAGATGATGGCAATAAAGGCATGTACGGGCGGATGGATTATGTCGCGGCCTATATGAAGCAAAAACAAGCAGCGCACAAAAATACGATCACGGTCCATGCTGGAGATATGATTGGCGGGAGCTCTCCAATATCTTCTCTTCTGCAAGATGAACCAACCGTTGAGCTTATGGAGAACATTGGCTTTGATGTCGGCACGGTCGGCAACCATGAATTCGATGAAGGGGTAGACGAGCTATTGCGTATTTTAAATGGCGGAGATCATCCTAAAGGCACAAAGGGGTATGACGGACAGAACTTTCCGCTCGTTTGTGCGAACTGTGAATACAAGGATACTGGCAAACCGCTTTTACCGGCTTATGAAATCATCGATGTCGAAGGAATCCCAGTCGCATTTATCGGCGTTGTGACCAAGTCAGCCGCAGGAATGGTCATGCCAGAAGGGATTAAAGACATTCAGTTTACAGATGAAGTCAAAGCCGTGAATGAAGCCACGAAGGAATTAAAACAAAAAGGAGTTAAAGCCATAGCGGTTTTAGCTCATATGACAGCCTCTCAAAATGGGGATACGATCACTGGGGAGAGTGCAAAGCTTGCCAAAGAAGGTGATGATGAAATTGACGTCATCTTTGCAGGGCATAATCATGAAGTGGTCAATGGAGAGGTCAATGGAAAATTAATTGTGCAAGCCTTTGAATATGGAAAGGCGATTGGCGAAGTCAATGTGACACTTGACCGTAAAACGAAGGATATCGTCAAAAAGAGTGCGAATATCCAGTATGTAGATCAAGCTGGTATAGAAAAGGACAAGGAAGCAGCAGACATCTTGGCTCATTACGGGAAAGAAGTGGAGCCGATTATTAGTGAGGTTGTTGGAGAAGCCGGGGTCAAAATGGAAGGCGGCTATTCAAATGATGGAGACACGCCGCTCGGTAATTTGATTGCGGATGGTATGAGATATTCAATGAAAAGTGACTTTGCCATGATGAATGGAGGCGGCATTAGGCAAAACCTTGAAAAAGGGCCGATAACATGGGGAGCTCTCTTTAATATTCAGCCATTTGGCAACGTTTTAGTCAAACTAGAGATCAAGGGAAAAGACTTAGTAGAGATCATAGAAGCACAAATTTCTCCACAATTTGGACCAGATTATAGCATTTCAGGCTTTTCATATTCCTATGATCCTGTAACATATAAAGTAGTCGACTTGAAGCTGCCAGATGGTTCAGCCGTAGCTCTCGATCAAACGTATACACTCACTGTGAATAACTTCATGGCAACTGCAACTGGCAGTAAATATGCACCAATAGGCAGGCTTGGGCAAAACCCTGAAACAGGCCCAGAAGACTTAGAAGCCACTGTCGATTTTGTGAAAAGCTTTGAGGGGGCTTCCATTTTGTATCAAAAAGAAGGACGAATTCAAAAAGCAAAACAAGAAGAAAAAGCAGCAAGCTAA
- a CDS encoding HAD family hydrolase, with translation MVKAIIFDFDGLILDTETHEYEVLQEMFAEHESDLPLSVWGKVIGTQAGFKPFEYLEKQLGKTLDHETLTADRRSRFQKRMKDESARPGVEAYLEAAKELGIKIGLASSSDYKWVSDHLKQIGLFDYFECIRTSDDVEEVKPNPELYLQTARCLGVEPKDCVAFEDSVNGSVAAKRAGMKCVIVPNKVTSTLQFEEYDVRLESMAEIELLQLFHQLEKEDQ, from the coding sequence TTGGTAAAGGCGATTATATTTGATTTTGACGGATTAATTTTAGATACAGAAACACATGAATATGAGGTTTTACAAGAAATGTTTGCGGAGCATGAGTCAGATCTGCCTCTTTCCGTATGGGGCAAGGTCATTGGTACGCAGGCAGGCTTTAAGCCATTTGAATATTTGGAAAAGCAGCTAGGGAAGACGCTGGATCATGAGACACTCACAGCAGATCGGCGTTCTCGTTTTCAAAAAAGAATGAAGGACGAATCAGCAAGACCTGGTGTAGAAGCTTATTTAGAAGCAGCAAAGGAGCTGGGGATCAAGATTGGACTTGCTTCCAGCTCAGACTATAAATGGGTGTCTGATCACCTGAAGCAGATTGGTCTTTTCGACTATTTTGAATGTATCCGCACGTCAGATGATGTGGAAGAAGTGAAACCAAATCCAGAGCTCTATTTGCAAACCGCACGCTGCTTAGGGGTAGAGCCAAAAGATTGTGTGGCATTTGAGGATTCTGTAAATGGATCAGTAGCTGCCAAACGGGCAGGTATGAAATGTGTCATCGTCCCAAACAAAGTGACGAGCACGCTGCAATTTGAAGAATATGATGTCAGATTAGAATCCATGGCTGAAATCGAATTGCTCCAGCTATTCCATCAGCTTGAAAAAGAGGATCAGTAA
- a CDS encoding bifunctional GNAT family N-acetyltransferase/carbon-nitrogen hydrolase family protein — protein sequence MAEKLDLTRFEKRIVIRNIHEEDIDRIIALQEVCFPGMDPWKREHLESHLEHFPEGQFCAEFEGEIIGSCSSLLINFDEYDDRHTWQDITDDGYITNHNPDGMNMYGIEVMVSPEYRRMKIGHRLYEARKDLARRLNLKSIIIGGRIPNYHKYQEEMTPRQYVEQVTIHQIYDPVLSFQLLNEFSLMRINPNYLPDDKASSTYATLMEWNNVDYRPQSKRYFKSAFPVRICVIQYAMKQIHSFEEFMNQVEYYVDVASDASADFAVFPEIFTTQLMSYLEERSPSLAVQRITEYTEDYINLFTDLSVKYNINIIGGSHFVEEEGKIYNIAYLFRRDGTIEKQYKLHITPNERKWWGISAGDQVRVFDTDCGKIAIQICYDIEFPELARIAADKGAKIIFTPFCTEDRQGYLRVRYCAQARAVENQIYTVISGTVGNLPQTENMDVQYAQSAIFAPSDFEFARDGIVGECNPNIEMVVVGDVDLEILRRQRQDGTVRQLKDRRRDVYHIEYKK from the coding sequence ATGGCAGAAAAACTAGACTTAACGCGGTTTGAAAAAAGAATAGTGATCCGTAATATCCATGAAGAGGATATTGATCGAATCATTGCCTTACAAGAGGTATGTTTTCCGGGCATGGATCCTTGGAAACGGGAGCATCTTGAAAGCCACCTTGAGCATTTCCCAGAAGGACAGTTTTGTGCTGAATTCGAGGGGGAAATCATTGGCTCTTGTTCAAGTTTATTAATTAACTTTGATGAATACGATGATCGCCACACGTGGCAGGACATTACAGATGATGGGTACATCACAAACCATAATCCTGATGGGATGAATATGTACGGAATCGAAGTCATGGTGAGTCCTGAGTACCGCCGCATGAAAATTGGACATCGTTTGTATGAAGCAAGAAAAGACTTAGCAAGAAGATTAAATTTAAAAAGCATCATCATTGGCGGACGCATTCCGAATTATCATAAATACCAAGAGGAAATGACGCCTCGCCAGTATGTAGAGCAGGTCACGATTCACCAAATCTATGATCCCGTTTTATCTTTTCAGCTGTTAAATGAATTTAGTCTCATGCGGATCAATCCGAATTACTTGCCTGATGATAAAGCATCCAGCACATATGCCACGTTAATGGAATGGAACAATGTCGATTATCGCCCGCAATCGAAAAGATATTTTAAATCGGCTTTCCCTGTTCGAATTTGTGTGATTCAATATGCAATGAAACAAATTCACTCCTTTGAAGAATTTATGAATCAGGTCGAGTATTATGTGGATGTCGCATCAGATGCATCAGCTGACTTTGCGGTATTCCCAGAAATTTTCACGACGCAGCTCATGTCTTATTTAGAAGAGCGGTCACCAAGTCTTGCTGTGCAGCGAATCACGGAATATACCGAGGACTACATTAATTTGTTCACAGACCTTTCTGTGAAATATAACATTAATATCATCGGCGGGTCCCACTTTGTAGAGGAGGAAGGGAAAATCTACAATATCGCCTATTTATTTAGACGTGATGGAACGATTGAAAAGCAATATAAGCTTCATATCACGCCGAATGAAAGAAAATGGTGGGGGATTTCAGCTGGTGACCAGGTCCGGGTATTTGATACGGACTGCGGCAAAATTGCGATCCAAATTTGCTATGATATTGAATTTCCTGAGCTTGCACGGATCGCAGCTGACAAAGGAGCGAAAATTATTTTCACTCCGTTTTGTACAGAAGACCGCCAAGGCTATTTAAGAGTACGTTACTGTGCACAGGCGAGAGCGGTTGAAAACCAGATTTATACCGTTATCTCGGGAACAGTTGGCAACCTTCCGCAAACCGAAAATATGGATGTTCAATATGCGCAATCGGCTATATTTGCCCCATCAGACTTTGAATTTGCAAGAGATGGGATTGTAGGAGAGTGTAATCCAAACATTGAGATGGTCGTCGTAGGTGATGTCGATTTAGAAATTTTAAGAAGACAAAGACAAGATGGAACCGTACGTCAGCTGAAAGACCGAAGAAGAGACGTGTACCATATTGAATATAAGAAATAA
- a CDS encoding VOC family protein: MGRQSKHLYINLPVNHVKESIAFFEQLGFDFEQQFTNDQAACLVIDDTITVMLLSLRHFQSISEKQLVDAKKASEVIISMRVHSREEVDELVEKAMAAGGSPFKEKQDHEFMYGWSFQDLDGHLWEVFYMDEERSGLS; this comes from the coding sequence ATGGGGCGACAATCTAAACATCTGTATATCAATTTGCCGGTAAATCATGTGAAGGAATCTATCGCTTTTTTTGAGCAGCTGGGCTTTGACTTTGAGCAGCAGTTCACGAATGATCAGGCGGCCTGTTTGGTCATTGATGACACGATCACCGTCATGCTGTTATCTCTTAGGCATTTTCAATCCATCTCAGAGAAACAATTAGTGGATGCAAAAAAGGCATCAGAGGTGATTATCTCTATGCGTGTTCATTCACGAGAAGAGGTCGATGAGCTTGTCGAGAAGGCAATGGCGGCAGGGGGTTCACCGTTTAAGGAGAAGCAGGATCATGAGTTCATGTATGGATGGAGCTTTCAGGATCTTGATGGTCATTTGTGGGAAGTGTTTTATATGGATGAGGAAAGAAGCGGCCTTTCATAA
- a CDS encoding AEC family transporter, which produces MEFLLVLLPVFGIFLIGYIGQKAIGFDIHTLSSMSLYLMSPFLAFETFYQNKVSMDYVYLSIFVVGLCLALILCVFILSRIYGYSNETYCAMILSSAFMNNGNYGTPVVLLVFGAAGLDIAIVLMVLQQLVMSTIGMYYAAKGGEDAGDGKVVLKKVLRMPVAYGALIGLLFQLIDLSLPKELMTGIQLVGNAAIPTIMLILGMQLAVISFKQVDYRNISYAVLLKLFISPLIAFGFTLILPVDDMVKQIMILVAAMPTAANTTLMAVQFRTKPEFVSSTTFLSTILSIVTLPVLLWILSMHPLG; this is translated from the coding sequence ATGGAGTTTTTACTTGTCTTACTGCCAGTGTTCGGCATATTCCTGATCGGGTATATCGGGCAGAAGGCGATTGGTTTTGACATACATACGCTCTCATCAATGTCTTTATATTTAATGTCACCATTTCTTGCGTTTGAAACCTTTTATCAAAACAAAGTGTCGATGGACTATGTGTATTTATCCATTTTTGTTGTCGGGCTTTGTCTTGCACTTATTTTATGTGTTTTTATTTTATCTCGTATTTATGGGTATTCGAATGAAACGTATTGCGCCATGATTCTGTCGTCAGCTTTTATGAACAATGGAAACTATGGCACGCCTGTTGTGCTGCTTGTCTTCGGAGCCGCAGGTTTGGATATTGCGATTGTGTTGATGGTGCTGCAGCAGCTTGTCATGAGTACAATCGGCATGTATTATGCAGCAAAGGGCGGAGAGGATGCGGGAGATGGAAAGGTCGTCTTGAAAAAAGTGCTGCGTATGCCGGTTGCTTACGGGGCACTCATCGGTCTATTATTTCAGCTGATTGATCTTTCATTACCTAAAGAGCTGATGACGGGTATTCAGCTTGTAGGGAATGCTGCCATACCGACGATTATGCTTATTTTAGGTATGCAGCTTGCTGTGATCTCTTTTAAGCAAGTGGATTATCGCAATATTTCTTATGCTGTATTGCTGAAGCTGTTTATCTCCCCACTTATTGCATTTGGCTTTACGCTTATTTTACCGGTAGATGATATGGTGAAACAAATTATGATCTTAGTGGCAGCCATGCCGACAGCAGCAAATACCACGCTGATGGCTGTACAATTTCGAACGAAGCCTGAGTTTGTTTCAAGCACGACATTTCTCAGTACAATCTTAAGTATCGTGACATTACCAGTTTTATTATGGATTTTATCCATGCACCCTCTGGGATAG
- a CDS encoding RluA family pseudouridine synthase, with product MIIKGHTLSLKVDEQYHHTSLSHFLKTAVFASKPIIHFWMEHQKVRLNQKPAHHAAKVSQGDQIIIDLFETEESDVTPEYGELEVLFEDEHLLIVQKPAGRPTHPNEQGQTGTLANLVAFHFQANGEEKRVRHIHRLDQDTSGTVIFAKHRLAHAALDQMLSKKTIKRTYIAIAEGLFKKKKGTIDAAIGRDKHHAVRRRISPNGQKAVTHFQVMDMNKRLQLTAVKLQLETGRTHQIRVHLSSLGHPLAGDTLYDGVRDYINRCALHAKQVDMKHPFTGEHLIIEAPLPPDMDQLMSQIIH from the coding sequence ATGATCATAAAAGGACACACGCTCTCACTCAAAGTAGACGAGCAGTATCATCACACTTCACTCAGTCATTTTTTAAAGACAGCCGTCTTTGCATCAAAACCGATTATTCATTTTTGGATGGAGCATCAAAAAGTTCGTTTAAATCAAAAGCCTGCCCATCACGCGGCTAAAGTCAGTCAAGGCGATCAGATCATCATTGATTTATTTGAAACAGAAGAAAGTGATGTGACACCGGAATACGGTGAATTAGAGGTACTCTTTGAGGACGAGCATTTATTAATTGTGCAAAAACCTGCCGGCCGGCCAACTCATCCGAATGAACAAGGACAAACAGGCACACTGGCAAATCTTGTGGCATTCCATTTTCAAGCAAATGGAGAAGAAAAGCGGGTAAGACATATCCACAGGCTAGATCAAGACACGAGCGGCACCGTCATTTTTGCAAAGCATAGGTTAGCCCATGCGGCTCTTGATCAAATGCTTTCTAAAAAAACAATCAAACGCACATACATCGCCATCGCAGAGGGACTTTTCAAAAAAAAGAAAGGCACCATCGATGCAGCGATCGGCCGTGACAAACACCATGCAGTCAGACGAAGAATCTCCCCTAATGGGCAAAAAGCTGTGACTCATTTTCAGGTCATGGACATGAATAAACGTCTGCAACTGACAGCCGTTAAACTTCAATTAGAAACGGGTAGAACGCATCAAATTCGTGTCCACCTGAGCAGTCTCGGGCATCCACTAGCTGGGGATACATTATATGACGGAGTTCGTGATTACATCAACAGGTGTGCTCTTCACGCCAAGCAAGTAGACATGAAACATCCTTTTACAGGTGAGCATCTGATCATCGAAGCACCTCTACCACCTGATATGGACCAGCTCATGAGTCAAATCATCCATTAA